GACTTTCTCAAATAATATCATAGAGATACATAAATTTAAAAGTACTATTAGAGAAGATTTTACTAAAACATGAAACAACCATTAAGCTGCTATACAAAAACATTTAGATGATTAGAAGAAAACACGATTTCTTTATTGAAGTTTGTTCATGTGAGAATGGTAAGATCAAACCATTCAAACATTACAATCCAAAAAGCTGAAGATTCAAAAAACTTTACAATACACCCAAGGTTTTCACTTGTTAGACATGAAATACAACGGAAAATCGTTGAACTAGAAACCGTTTTCCATCACAAGAAACATGATATAACAATTTACCGGGTTTTCGCAGGGCGAAATTCAAATCCTTGAATGATCAAACCACTTTTCCAATCAGGAGTGTTGGTCTTAACAACACTTAGCGAGATATCATCACAACAAGAATCATTGTAGAACTGACCAAGTTCAGCTTCCATCCACCCATCGTCCCTCGCCTCTGGCCTCGTTACATCTCTCCTTCGATCACGACCACGAGGCCCAACAAAGTATATCAACTTTTGAGGAGACTCTTGTCCAACTAACCCAACTCCAGCATCTACCGGCAAATCTCCCAATCCAGGACATCCGTTCTTTGTATTGAACACGATGTAAACCGAGTAACGAGTTCCAGGAGTTAGGTACCGAGTGTGCATCCCTCCACGAATCTCAAACCAACATACATCGATTAGCTCAGCTATTTTTTCAAACCTGCATTGCAATCATATTTTTAATTTTCCCATCTTCACAACATCATCAACATAAGAATGAAAGAATACAATGGAATAAGAATAAATACCTAGATTCAGGAATTGATATCCATTGCCAATGTTCGGGACTACTTCCCCATGTGATTGACACTTCTTTTGGAGATATCATAATACATCTTTTCCCACTCGCTTTCTCTAACCAGAAGCTCTATCATTTACGAGGAAAAAGAAGAAAAAATTGAAACATTCAGAAACCACATCAAATTAATTAATCCGGAGGTTTAATTAATCACATCCTTATTATAATTCTCTACCATTACGGATGAAGGACATAGCAAATATGATTTTTTTTTGAAAGTATGATCTAGCGAATAAACCAACATATGTAATCTCAAGTCTCCGAACAACAACGTATAATATTAGTTTCCTCTCAGAATGACTCCTGTATTATCTCTAGATATTGCTTATGGTGTATTTTAGTCGAGTTAAGGACACTTTGTTCTTTAATGCAAGTTTAGACGTTAAGAAACAATTATTTCTATATACATATTAATCCTTAGTATTCTCTGGAATCAGATTGAATCCCAGATGCTTGTTCCAATATATAGAGTTAAAACTCAATGAAGATTCTACGCACTTATATCAATTTTGGAGCCCTACGCAGATCACTATTCTCAGATCTTATAATGAATAGATTTGTAATATACCTTTTTGCCATCTTCGATGAGAAGAGGCTCATCGCAGAGAGCGAAATAGAGCTCCTTCTTGGACGAGAAAACTCGCGAGTATTGTGGAACCAGAGATGTATATTCCGATGGAAGAAACTTCTCCCATAGGCTATCGGACTTAGCCGCCGATTCTAACGTTTTCGAAACAGAAGCGGCGTTGCACGCGTCTCGTGGACTCGTGAAGGAGATAATGCTGGAGATGCAATCCACCGGCAATGAATCGAACGGTGACGGCCCGGAGATGATGCTTTCTCTGCCATGACTTTGCCCCATCGTTGCCTCCATCACCTGGAATCTTAAAATTTGTTCTAAGGTCGCTTGTGTGATCAAACGGTGAAAGAAGAATGA
This genomic interval from Brassica oleracea var. oleracea cultivar TO1000 chromosome C2, BOL, whole genome shotgun sequence contains the following:
- the LOC106325102 gene encoding F-box protein At2g02240-like, with protein sequence MEATMGQSHGRESIISGPSPFDSLPVDCISSIISFTSPRDACNAASVSKTLESAAKSDSLWEKFLPSEYTSLVPQYSRVFSSKKELYFALCDEPLLIEDGKKSFWLEKASGKRCIMISPKEVSITWGSSPEHWQWISIPESRFEKIAELIDVCWFEIRGGMHTRYLTPGTRYSVYIVFNTKNGCPGLGDLPVDAGVGLVGQESPQKLIYFVGPRGRDRRRDVTRPEARDDGWMEAELGQFYNDSCCDDISLSVVKTNTPDWKSGLIIQGFEFRPAKTR